From Xylocopilactobacillus apis, a single genomic window includes:
- a CDS encoding glycosyl hydrolase family 65 protein codes for MAGAPVFSQYNDDHYPGLYAAGVFNQTKTPMAGRDVINEDFVNLPNPQLFKIYVEQKEIDYQKIIRRFSRLDLKQGQEFDEYDFQTEKGILHLQTVKIVDPVNYHLFGLELSLTPEFDAPIQVDSIVDTAILNQNVERYRDFDSREFDVKSIENKSVMAQTRQSEIKIHLFVNTTSEENLDAILIQNDQELIERFKFDGKSDVTNHFSKVIGLTTSNELNYEPQKVAEQVQDTNLDQIFARADLYWSQFWKFHDLIVESDNSELQTLIRLNIFHLQQAANHNANQYLDASVSSRALTGEGYRGHIFWDEIFFIPYYAKNDPATARDLIHYRIRRLAAAKQNARLDDEAGAMYSWQSGMYGDEQAQVIHLNPVDNKWDPDNSRLQRHISLAIAYDVWYYYHVTGDATILNEGALEMILEICKFWLHKAILDDQGRYDINGVMGPDEFHEKYPGAKNGGFTNNAYTNIMLAWILDWVNKLAEDPKVSFGRISKEIGFSSDLMKKGQEVSRKLNLEIKDGIIAQFAGYFNLKRLDFAEYEKKYGDIHRIDRILKAEGKSPDDYQVAKQADVLMTIYNLGSSETKRIINQLGYDLPDDWLEKNTKYYLERTTHGSTTSRPVFAISLADLGQKEKAEEFLETAIGSDYYDIQGGTTAEGIHIGVMGETLEVITSCFAGINIMGEILKVQPQLPPKWDKVQLETNFKEVSYNFEISSDQVQVIADDDCQINVFGQDRLLKGHEKSVFKR; via the coding sequence CTGGCGGGGGCACCAGTTTTTAGCCAATATAATGATGACCATTATCCTGGATTATATGCAGCGGGAGTTTTTAACCAAACAAAAACACCCATGGCAGGACGGGATGTAATTAATGAAGATTTTGTAAATTTACCTAATCCCCAGCTTTTTAAAATTTATGTTGAGCAAAAAGAGATTGACTATCAAAAAATTATTCGTCGTTTCAGCCGTTTAGATTTAAAACAGGGTCAAGAATTCGACGAATATGATTTTCAAACTGAAAAAGGGATTCTACATTTACAAACAGTTAAAATTGTAGATCCCGTTAATTATCATCTTTTTGGTCTTGAGCTTAGCTTGACGCCCGAATTCGATGCCCCAATTCAAGTTGATTCAATTGTAGATACGGCAATTTTAAATCAAAATGTAGAACGCTATCGAGATTTTGATTCACGGGAATTTGATGTTAAATCAATTGAAAATAAAAGTGTGATGGCCCAGACCCGTCAAAGTGAGATTAAGATTCATTTGTTTGTAAATACGACTAGTGAAGAAAATCTTGATGCAATTTTAATTCAAAATGATCAGGAGTTGATCGAAAGATTCAAGTTTGACGGCAAATCTGACGTCACTAATCATTTTTCAAAAGTAATCGGGTTAACAACATCTAATGAATTAAATTATGAACCGCAAAAAGTTGCAGAACAAGTTCAGGATACTAATTTAGATCAAATTTTCGCACGGGCAGATCTTTACTGGAGTCAGTTTTGGAAGTTTCATGATCTAATAGTAGAAAGTGACAATTCAGAATTACAGACTTTAATTCGACTGAATATTTTTCACTTACAGCAAGCTGCTAATCATAATGCCAATCAATACCTTGACGCTTCCGTTTCTTCAAGAGCACTGACTGGTGAAGGTTATCGCGGTCATATTTTTTGGGATGAAATTTTCTTTATTCCTTATTATGCCAAAAACGATCCCGCAACAGCACGTGATTTAATTCATTATCGAATTCGCCGGTTAGCGGCTGCCAAGCAAAATGCTAGATTAGACGATGAGGCAGGAGCTATGTACTCATGGCAGTCAGGTATGTATGGTGATGAACAGGCTCAGGTTATCCATTTAAACCCAGTTGATAATAAGTGGGACCCTGATAATTCCCGGCTGCAGCGCCATATTTCTTTAGCGATTGCTTATGATGTTTGGTATTACTATCACGTGACTGGAGATGCGACAATTCTTAATGAAGGCGCATTGGAGATGATTCTTGAAATCTGTAAGTTTTGGCTGCATAAAGCAATTCTTGATGACCAGGGACGTTACGATATTAACGGCGTAATGGGGCCGGATGAATTTCATGAAAAGTATCCCGGTGCTAAGAACGGTGGTTTTACAAACAATGCCTATACTAATATTATGTTGGCTTGGATTTTGGATTGGGTCAACAAGCTTGCTGAAGATCCAAAAGTTTCATTTGGGCGTATCAGCAAAGAAATTGGTTTTAGTTCTGATTTAATGAAAAAAGGTCAGGAAGTCAGCCGAAAATTAAACTTAGAAATCAAAGACGGTATCATTGCTCAATTCGCTGGATATTTTAATTTAAAACGCCTCGATTTTGCTGAATATGAGAAGAAATATGGTGATATTCATCGAATTGACCGGATTTTAAAAGCAGAAGGGAAGTCGCCTGATGACTATCAAGTAGCCAAACAAGCAGATGTTTTGATGACAATTTATAATCTTGGTTCATCAGAGACAAAACGGATTATTAATCAGCTGGGATATGACTTGCCAGATGATTGGTTAGAGAAGAATACTAAATACTATTTAGAGCGAACCACTCACGGGTCCACTACTTCTAGACCTGTATTTGCAATTTCATTGGCAGATTTAGGTCAAAAAGAAAAGGCGGAAGAATTTTTAGAAACGGCAATTGGTTCTGATTATTATGATATTCAAGGCGGTACAACAGCAGAAGGAATTCACATTGGGGTGATGGGTGAAACTTTAGAAGTTATTACGAGCTGCTTTGCAGGAATTAATATTATGGGCGAAATTCTAAAAGTTCAGCCACAGCTTCCTCCAAAGTGGGACAAAGTACAGTTAGAAACTAATTTTAAAGAGGTTAGTTATAATTTTGAAATAAGTTCCGACCAAGTACAGGTAATTGCTGATGATGACTGTCAGATTAATGTTTTTGGGCAAGATCGGCTTCTTAAGGGTCACGAAAAATCAGTTTTTAAACGTTAA
- a CDS encoding PTS sugar transporter subunit IIA, with protein sequence MFGFGKKKEVEADQNIYAPVDGEAVEITTVSDPVFAQKMMGEGFAVTPSGGDIVAPVAGTITVNQGHAVGIRRSDGLEVLIHIGIDTVSLKGAPFTQHVKIDDNVAGGDPLVTVDWQQIKDANLDPVVMVLITNSKDQLDQFTINYGDTKAGAELGLATAK encoded by the coding sequence ATGTTTGGTTTTGGAAAAAAGAAAGAAGTAGAGGCAGATCAGAATATTTATGCCCCAGTTGATGGAGAAGCAGTTGAGATTACTACCGTATCTGATCCGGTTTTTGCCCAAAAAATGATGGGCGAAGGTTTTGCAGTTACTCCAAGCGGCGGAGATATTGTAGCTCCAGTAGCTGGGACTATTACTGTTAATCAAGGACATGCAGTAGGAATTAGAAGAAGCGATGGACTTGAAGTTTTAATTCATATTGGAATTGACACGGTTTCATTAAAAGGGGCACCTTTTACTCAGCACGTTAAAATTGATGATAACGTAGCTGGCGGAGATCCGCTGGTAACAGTCGATTGGCAGCAGATTAAAGATGCTAATCTCGATCCAGTCGTAATGGTTTTAATCACTAATTCAAAGGACCAACTGGATCAATTTACAATTAATTATGGAGATACAAAGGCAGGAGCAGAGCTGGGCTTAGCAACTGCTAAATAG
- a CDS encoding ribulose-phosphate 3-epimerase — MIDTKILPSLYSSDVGQWPSTFQTLQRNNTEQLHLDVMDGHFVPDMAFGPSLVENLRADTDFYLDVHLMTDQPECLVERFLKAGADGITFHIESTSQALDIIKKIRSYGKDAGVALTPATSVANLEPVLNIVDSVLVMTNNPGTSDQNFWAPALDKIQDLAHRRQANNYKYRIEVDGNITADNIIDCYDAGADWFVSGDYIFAESQGQDDRLQELSELVGSNE; from the coding sequence ATGATAGATACCAAAATTTTACCGTCATTGTATAGTTCAGATGTTGGTCAATGGCCAAGTACTTTTCAGACACTTCAAAGAAATAACACAGAACAATTACACTTAGATGTTATGGACGGACACTTTGTACCAGATATGGCTTTTGGGCCGAGTTTAGTTGAAAATTTGAGAGCAGACACTGATTTTTATCTTGATGTTCATCTAATGACTGATCAACCTGAATGTTTAGTAGAACGTTTTTTAAAAGCAGGAGCTGATGGAATAACTTTTCATATCGAATCTACCAGTCAAGCCTTAGATATCATTAAGAAAATTCGTTCTTATGGTAAAGATGCGGGAGTTGCATTAACTCCAGCAACTTCTGTTGCAAATCTAGAACCTGTTTTAAATATTGTTGATAGCGTCTTAGTAATGACAAATAATCCGGGAACTAGTGATCAAAATTTCTGGGCGCCAGCACTTGATAAAATTCAAGATTTAGCTCATCGGCGTCAGGCTAATAATTACAAATATAGAATTGAAGTTGATGGCAATATAACAGCTGATAATATCATCGATTGTTATGATGCAGGAGCTGATTGGTTTGTATCTGGTGATTATATTTTTGCGGAATCTCAAGGTCAGGATGACCGCCTGCAAGAATTAAGTGAATTAGTCGGCAGCAATGAATAA
- a CDS encoding PTS transporter subunit EIIC has translation MAQDYNKLADDIIAGVGGADNVDKVIHCITRLRFYLKDEKKADTEKISNLPGIAGAVYNAALGQYQVVIGPAVNDVYDAVVAKLGSEVVDQEATEKALEETGGAQPKTNRTAWENVTHAFQTLIGTITGSMIPVVGLLAASGILKGILTLITELKWVQANSSTYVIINAMGDAVFYFLPILVGFTAAKQLKSDPITVAAIGGLLVHPTITAIYEGTSKFALTNILGVQFNANFFGIPVKIPQYTYSIFPIIVAAWLARPIGNWLKKVLPLSLRSIFQPLFTIFIVGTLIIVVFGPVITLISQGFATFLNWLLTLNEAVAGLIIGGFYQSLVIFGLHWMVVPLVANDIASSGHSVLNALISYTMIAQAAGAFAVAVKTKNKNLRSLSIAGGLSGFAGVTEPAMYGVNLKYGKVFWMSNIGSAIGAAIGGFFKIDMFGFTGSWIGLPSYFAGGTGNTWLFVATAAITTIVSFGCVYLWGFKDSDIDKVKKAEKKNVFKDAVA, from the coding sequence ATGGCACAAGATTATAATAAGCTCGCTGATGATATTATTGCAGGCGTTGGCGGAGCGGACAACGTAGATAAAGTTATTCACTGTATTACGCGTTTACGGTTTTATTTAAAAGATGAGAAAAAAGCTGATACCGAAAAAATTTCTAATTTACCGGGGATTGCCGGAGCAGTATACAATGCAGCTTTAGGACAATATCAGGTAGTAATCGGACCAGCAGTTAATGACGTATACGACGCGGTGGTTGCTAAACTTGGCAGCGAAGTTGTCGATCAAGAGGCAACTGAAAAAGCATTGGAAGAAACTGGCGGTGCTCAGCCAAAAACAAATAGAACTGCTTGGGAAAATGTAACTCATGCTTTTCAGACTTTGATCGGCACAATTACCGGCTCAATGATCCCAGTCGTTGGTCTGCTGGCCGCTAGTGGTATTTTAAAAGGGATCTTAACGTTAATTACTGAATTGAAGTGGGTTCAGGCTAATTCGTCGACGTACGTTATTATTAATGCGATGGGCGATGCAGTGTTCTACTTCTTACCAATTCTTGTTGGTTTTACGGCGGCGAAACAGTTAAAATCAGATCCAATTACAGTTGCTGCAATTGGCGGTTTATTGGTTCATCCTACAATTACCGCAATTTATGAGGGAACGTCAAAATTTGCATTAACTAATATTTTAGGGGTTCAATTTAATGCCAATTTCTTTGGGATTCCGGTCAAGATTCCTCAATATACTTATTCAATTTTTCCAATTATAGTTGCTGCTTGGCTGGCACGACCAATTGGAAACTGGCTGAAAAAAGTTTTACCGCTTAGTTTACGTTCAATTTTCCAACCATTATTTACCATTTTTATCGTTGGAACTTTAATTATTGTCGTATTTGGCCCAGTTATAACCTTGATTTCACAAGGATTTGCAACCTTCCTAAATTGGCTGCTGACCTTAAATGAAGCTGTTGCTGGCCTTATTATCGGCGGATTCTACCAGAGTTTAGTAATTTTTGGCCTTCACTGGATGGTTGTACCGCTTGTAGCAAATGATATTGCTAGCAGCGGGCATTCAGTTCTTAATGCTTTGATCAGTTATACCATGATTGCTCAAGCTGCCGGAGCATTTGCCGTTGCAGTTAAGACTAAGAACAAAAACTTGCGTTCACTGTCGATTGCTGGTGGCCTTTCAGGGTTTGCAGGAGTTACTGAACCAGCGATGTACGGGGTTAACCTGAAGTACGGTAAAGTCTTCTGGATGAGTAATATCGGAAGTGCTATTGGGGCTGCGATTGGTGGATTTTTCAAGATTGATATGTTTGGATTTACTGGATCTTGGATTGGTTTACCAAGTTACTTTGCTGGCGGAACTGGCAATACTTGGCTGTTTGTTGCCACTGCGGCAATTACGACAATTGTTTCCTTTGGCTGTGTTTACCTATGGGGATTCAAGGACTCTGACATTGATAAAGTTAAAAAAGCTGAAAAGAAGAACGTCTTCAAAGACGCTGTTGCTTAA